One segment of Pseudodesulfovibrio sp. 5S69 DNA contains the following:
- a CDS encoding Na+/H+ antiporter NhaC family protein — MRKSLILTAACLAAFLMPALALAADPAVVAANAEHWGLLTLIPPLLAIALAFASKNVILSLFIGVFSGCFMLELEGWDVYHALIGGFLHLSTQVLTSLADPWDAGIVLQVLAIGGLIALISKMGGAQAIAGAISRWARTPRSSQLAAWCMGLFIFFDDYANSLTVGPIMRPVTDRLNVSREKLAFIIDATAAPIAGIALISTWVAYEVGLIRDGYQTIGITGNAYGIFVQTIPFRFYNIYILLFILLAVWLKRDFGPMYAAEMRARTHGKVLGDNAVPMASDEATTLEPASHVKPSVWSAILPIGTLMVAAFLGFYFNGYQNLDDPAVLAAVNASPLSFTSMRICFGASDASVVLFQAALIASLVAIAMAVIRKIMPLKDAIETFVTGIKSMNITAVILLLAWSLSGIMKELGTATYLVGALSDALPAYLLPSIIFILGSIISFATGTSYGTMGILMPLTIPLAFALNPAPEFVVLSVGSVLTGAIFGDHCSPISDTTILSSMGAGCDHIDHVRTQLTYAVVVAGLAIVTGYLPAGLGLPVTLTLPLGILATALVIRFAGKKVDA, encoded by the coding sequence ATGCGTAAATCTCTCATCCTGACGGCCGCCTGCCTGGCGGCCTTTCTCATGCCCGCCCTCGCCCTGGCCGCCGATCCGGCGGTGGTCGCGGCCAACGCCGAACACTGGGGGTTGCTGACCCTGATCCCGCCGCTGCTGGCCATCGCCCTGGCCTTTGCCAGCAAGAACGTCATCCTGTCGCTGTTCATCGGCGTGTTCTCGGGCTGTTTCATGCTCGAACTGGAGGGATGGGACGTGTACCACGCCCTGATCGGCGGATTCCTGCACCTGTCCACCCAAGTCCTGACCTCGCTGGCCGACCCATGGGACGCGGGCATCGTGCTCCAGGTTCTGGCCATCGGCGGGCTCATCGCGCTGATCTCCAAGATGGGCGGGGCACAGGCCATCGCCGGGGCGATCTCCCGTTGGGCCAGGACGCCGCGCTCCTCCCAACTGGCCGCCTGGTGCATGGGCCTGTTCATCTTTTTCGACGACTACGCCAACTCCCTGACCGTGGGCCCGATCATGCGCCCGGTGACCGACCGCCTGAACGTCTCGCGCGAGAAGCTGGCCTTCATCATCGACGCCACGGCCGCGCCCATCGCGGGCATCGCCCTCATCTCCACCTGGGTAGCCTACGAGGTCGGCCTGATCCGCGACGGCTACCAGACCATCGGCATCACCGGCAACGCCTACGGCATCTTCGTCCAGACCATCCCGTTCCGGTTCTACAACATCTACATCCTGCTCTTCATCCTCCTGGCCGTGTGGCTCAAGCGCGACTTCGGGCCCATGTATGCGGCCGAGATGCGCGCCCGGACCCACGGCAAGGTGCTCGGCGACAACGCCGTGCCCATGGCCTCGGACGAGGCCACCACCCTGGAACCCGCCTCGCACGTGAAACCGTCGGTCTGGAGCGCCATCCTGCCCATCGGTACCCTCATGGTCGCCGCCTTTCTCGGCTTCTACTTCAACGGCTACCAGAACCTCGACGACCCGGCCGTACTGGCGGCCGTCAACGCCTCGCCCCTGTCCTTCACCTCCATGCGCATCTGCTTCGGGGCCTCGGACGCCTCGGTGGTCCTGTTCCAGGCCGCCCTGATCGCCTCTCTGGTGGCCATCGCCATGGCCGTGATCCGCAAAATCATGCCCCTCAAAGACGCCATCGAGACCTTTGTCACGGGCATCAAGTCCATGAACATCACCGCGGTCATCCTGCTTCTGGCCTGGTCCCTGTCCGGGATCATGAAGGAACTGGGCACGGCCACCTACCTGGTGGGCGCGCTGTCCGACGCCCTGCCCGCGTACCTGCTGCCGTCGATCATCTTCATCCTCGGCTCGATCATCTCGTTCGCCACCGGGACCTCCTACGGGACCATGGGCATCCTCATGCCCCTGACCATTCCCCTGGCCTTCGCCCTGAACCCGGCCCCGGAGTTCGTGGTCCTTTCCGTGGGCTCGGTCCTGACCGGAGCCATCTTCGGCGACCACTGCTCGCCCATCTCGGACACGACCATCCTGTCCTCCATGGGCGCGGGCTGCGACCACATCGACCACGTTCGCACCCAGCTGACCTACGCCGTGGTCGTGGCAGGCCTGGCCATCGTCACCGGCTACCTCCCGGCGGGCCTCGGCCTGCCCGTCACCCTGACCCTGCCGCTGGGCATCCTGGCCACGGCCCTGGTCATCCGCTTTGCGGGCAAGAAGGTCGACGCCTGA
- a CDS encoding DNA polymerase III subunit delta': protein MGHASELRVRFRACGQCPACRQIADLAFNDLLFFDGREGLIKVDSVREKRSTWGQPPNGDGYRVSIFAEAQMFMTEAANALLKSLEEPRPGNVFVLAAPQRERLLETLVSRSWVVTLSWPDVRVNPPEVTEWTTALVHFWQTGRGWFERTQVRGAVDRNLAMDVVVGMQRELREAMSGACSTPLSAGMAKAYGPADLRRIGLVLEQAQDALNTQIPVNPTMVLDWVATRMA, encoded by the coding sequence TTGGGCCATGCGTCTGAACTGCGCGTCCGGTTCCGTGCCTGCGGCCAGTGCCCGGCGTGCAGGCAGATCGCGGACCTGGCCTTCAACGACCTGTTGTTCTTCGACGGCCGCGAGGGGTTGATCAAGGTGGACTCCGTGCGCGAGAAGCGCTCCACCTGGGGCCAGCCGCCCAACGGCGACGGCTACCGCGTGTCCATCTTCGCCGAGGCCCAGATGTTCATGACCGAGGCGGCCAACGCCCTGCTGAAGTCCCTGGAGGAGCCGAGGCCCGGCAACGTCTTCGTCCTGGCCGCGCCCCAGCGCGAGCGGCTCCTGGAGACCCTGGTCTCCCGCTCCTGGGTGGTCACCCTGTCCTGGCCGGATGTGCGCGTGAACCCGCCCGAGGTGACCGAATGGACCACGGCCCTGGTCCATTTCTGGCAGACCGGGCGGGGCTGGTTCGAGCGCACCCAGGTGCGCGGCGCGGTGGACCGCAACCTGGCCATGGACGTGGTCGTCGGCATGCAGCGCGAGCTGCGCGAAGCCATGTCCGGCGCCTGCTCCACGCCCCTTTCGGCGGGCATGGCCAAGGCCTACGGCCCGGCCGACCTGCGGCGCATCGGCCTGGTTCTCGAACAGGCCCAGGACGCCCTGAACACCCAGATCCCGGTCAACCCGACCATGGTTCTCGACTGGGTCGCCACCCGGATGGCGTAG
- a CDS encoding methyl-accepting chemotaxis protein: MHAFNFKDWGLQTKILSFFLAIVVLILAGLLGYFLPVVGNSLMQEKRVATQSVVEVAYGVIESWAAKAGAGSMTTEAAQEAAKAELATLRYKGGEYFWVNDLHQVIVVHGVKPELNGKDLTDMKDPHGVYIFQEMVKVAKTKDQGFVNYMWPKPGSDQPVPKVSFVKLYKPWGWVVGSGIYVDDVQAQVSSLRWQILIPTVVGMGLMILIVFWVLRGIIRPLREAVAVSNAMAEGDLTVDIVSRSRDEVGQLTEAMSNMLQALRNVVSEVSLASEQVTSGSEELASSAIDLSHGATEQASAVEEVSAAMEEMTSSIGQNAENAQTTNTMTNKAARDTESGGKAVTKTVGAMKQIAEKISIIEEIARQTNLLALNAAIEAARAGEHGKGFAVVAAEVRKLAERSGASAAEISELSSSSVEVAEEAGTLLAQIVPDIQKTAELVQEISAATNEQNAGGSQVNAAIQDMDKVIQQNAAASEEVASTAEELSSQAVQLQKIVSFFKLGGRAYVPAANKVKVSKPKAKAIGGGALKPVAGPPSGGMDLEMGDMDDGDFERF; the protein is encoded by the coding sequence ATGCATGCATTCAACTTCAAGGACTGGGGTCTGCAGACCAAGATCCTCAGTTTTTTCCTGGCCATCGTTGTCCTGATTCTGGCCGGTCTGCTCGGATACTTCCTGCCTGTCGTAGGTAATTCCCTCATGCAGGAAAAGCGCGTGGCCACCCAGAGCGTGGTCGAGGTGGCCTACGGGGTGATCGAGTCCTGGGCCGCCAAGGCCGGAGCCGGGAGCATGACCACGGAGGCGGCGCAGGAGGCCGCCAAGGCGGAACTCGCGACCCTGCGCTACAAGGGCGGGGAATATTTCTGGGTCAACGACCTCCACCAGGTCATCGTGGTCCACGGGGTCAAGCCGGAACTCAACGGCAAGGACCTGACGGACATGAAGGATCCCCACGGCGTCTATATATTCCAGGAAATGGTCAAGGTGGCCAAGACCAAGGACCAGGGATTCGTCAACTACATGTGGCCCAAGCCCGGCTCGGACCAGCCCGTGCCCAAGGTCTCCTTCGTCAAGTTGTACAAGCCCTGGGGCTGGGTCGTGGGCTCGGGCATCTACGTGGATGACGTGCAAGCCCAGGTCTCCTCCCTGCGCTGGCAGATTCTCATTCCCACCGTGGTCGGCATGGGACTCATGATCCTCATTGTCTTCTGGGTGCTGCGCGGCATCATCCGGCCTTTGCGCGAGGCCGTGGCCGTGTCCAACGCCATGGCCGAGGGCGACCTGACCGTGGACATCGTGTCCCGGAGCAGGGACGAGGTCGGCCAGTTGACCGAGGCCATGTCCAACATGCTGCAGGCCCTGCGCAACGTGGTCTCCGAGGTCAGCCTGGCCTCGGAACAGGTCACCTCGGGCAGCGAGGAGCTGGCCTCCTCGGCCATCGACCTGTCCCACGGCGCCACCGAGCAGGCCTCGGCCGTGGAGGAGGTCTCGGCCGCCATGGAGGAGATGACCTCGTCCATCGGCCAGAACGCGGAGAACGCCCAGACCACCAACACCATGACCAACAAGGCGGCCCGCGACACCGAGTCCGGCGGCAAGGCCGTGACCAAGACCGTGGGGGCCATGAAGCAGATAGCCGAGAAGATCTCGATCATTGAGGAGATCGCCCGCCAGACCAACCTGCTGGCGCTCAACGCGGCCATCGAGGCGGCCCGCGCCGGCGAGCACGGCAAGGGCTTTGCCGTGGTCGCCGCCGAGGTCCGCAAGCTGGCCGAACGCAGCGGCGCGTCCGCGGCCGAGATCAGCGAATTGTCTTCGTCCAGCGTCGAGGTGGCCGAAGAGGCCGGGACCCTGCTGGCCCAGATCGTGCCGGACATCCAGAAGACGGCCGAGCTGGTCCAGGAGATATCCGCCGCCACCAACGAGCAGAACGCGGGCGGCTCCCAGGTCAACGCGGCCATCCAGGACATGGACAAGGTCATCCAGCAGAACGCGGCCGCTTCCGAGGAAGTGGCCTCCACGGCGGAGGAACTCTCGTCCCAGGCCGTGCAGTTGCAGAAGATCGTCAGCTTCTTCAAGCTCGGCGGGAGGGCCTATGTCCCGGCCGCCAACAAGGTCAAGGTGTCCAAGCCCAAGGCCAAGGCGATCGGCGGGGGCGCGCTCAAGCCGGTGGCCGGGCCTCCGTCCGGCGGGATGGACCTGGAAATGGGCGACATGGACGACGGCGACTTCGAACGCTTCTGA
- a CDS encoding ribonuclease catalytic domain-containing protein has protein sequence MAKTTPLGPTVRPGTVVEFMHGDQPQLAWVLEESSGKLRLLTINKREMKLPAARLLPWHGPVLSADASRQDIQNILNERQEARGEIQAGLDVMELWELSQGEVESAPLNWFADLLWEEWDEDRLAALGRAMLQAKTHFKFRPPVFEIWPAEKVEQKLRQQAEEKEREAITSAGQILLKDLWDAHNQGRKPRLPDLDPELADGLERILKGKVGETLDETDRKIWTAISKGLPDVPHLALLLAQAWGVLPAHHNYRLDEAEYAWDDAWSQSFSSEIKEIEKGFSNQAQTPEIEDAVSIDASTTRDIDDAFRIEKHGTGYRLSIVLARPEAHWTFGSALDKAVLHRATSLYLPEGTSHMMPERLGTGLYSLLAGEARPALVTDFFLAADGALEKVEPRTAWVRVKANTTYEDADRAIRERSDESLMLAHDLATHLLERRLASGACVIRKPEPVVTLTGSGAQTSVNIDLKTPSPLSELIISEFMILANSGLALWARDNGVPLLHRTQDIALPQEAAGIFTEPAEILRSVKLLLPPTLETAPKRHAALGVSAYAPITSPLRRYTDFINMAQVCAFLASGEPRLDRDELDQLITHLNMRIQAVGAVQRFRPRYWKLVYLAKRRREFQPAVLVDEAGPMATLAMPHLQVNVRAPKKMLGDKLYPGQRFQINFSRIDPLTNEIRLGEALEE, from the coding sequence ATGGCTAAAACAACCCCGCTCGGCCCCACGGTCCGCCCCGGAACGGTGGTGGAATTCATGCACGGCGACCAGCCGCAGCTCGCCTGGGTGCTTGAGGAATCGTCCGGCAAGCTCCGCCTGCTGACCATCAACAAGCGCGAGATGAAGCTGCCCGCCGCCCGGCTGCTGCCGTGGCACGGCCCGGTGCTGTCCGCCGACGCCTCGCGACAGGACATCCAGAACATCCTCAACGAACGCCAGGAAGCGCGCGGCGAAATCCAGGCCGGACTGGACGTCATGGAACTTTGGGAACTGTCCCAGGGCGAGGTGGAATCCGCGCCCCTGAACTGGTTCGCCGACCTGCTCTGGGAGGAGTGGGACGAGGACCGGCTGGCCGCGCTGGGCCGGGCCATGCTCCAGGCCAAGACCCACTTCAAGTTCCGCCCGCCGGTCTTCGAAATATGGCCGGCCGAAAAGGTCGAGCAAAAGCTCCGGCAACAGGCCGAGGAAAAGGAGCGGGAGGCCATCACCAGTGCCGGCCAGATCCTGCTCAAGGACCTCTGGGACGCCCACAATCAGGGACGCAAGCCGCGCCTGCCCGATCTGGACCCGGAACTGGCCGACGGGCTGGAGCGCATTCTCAAGGGCAAGGTCGGCGAGACCCTGGACGAAACCGACCGCAAGATATGGACGGCCATCTCCAAGGGGCTGCCCGACGTTCCGCACCTGGCCCTGCTCCTGGCCCAGGCCTGGGGGGTGTTGCCGGCCCACCACAACTACCGCCTGGATGAGGCCGAATACGCCTGGGACGACGCATGGTCCCAATCCTTTTCCAGTGAAATAAAAGAGATAGAAAAGGGCTTTTCCAATCAGGCTCAGACGCCGGAGATCGAGGATGCGGTTTCCATAGACGCCAGCACCACCCGGGACATCGACGACGCCTTCCGCATCGAAAAACACGGCACGGGGTATCGGCTCTCCATCGTCCTGGCCCGGCCCGAGGCCCACTGGACCTTCGGATCGGCCCTGGACAAGGCGGTCCTGCACCGGGCCACCAGCCTGTACCTGCCCGAGGGCACCAGCCACATGATGCCCGAGCGGCTCGGCACCGGGCTGTACTCCCTGCTTGCCGGGGAGGCGCGCCCGGCCCTGGTCACGGACTTTTTCCTGGCGGCCGACGGCGCCCTGGAGAAGGTCGAACCGCGCACGGCCTGGGTCCGGGTCAAGGCCAACACCACCTACGAGGACGCGGACCGGGCCATCCGGGAGCGGAGCGACGAATCCCTGATGCTGGCCCACGACCTGGCCACCCACCTCCTGGAACGGCGGCTGGCCTCGGGCGCCTGCGTCATCCGCAAGCCCGAGCCCGTCGTCACCCTCACCGGGAGCGGCGCGCAGACATCGGTCAACATAGATCTGAAGACGCCCAGCCCGCTCTCGGAGCTGATCATCAGCGAATTCATGATCCTGGCCAACTCGGGTCTGGCCCTGTGGGCGCGGGACAACGGCGTGCCCCTGCTCCACCGCACCCAGGACATCGCCCTGCCCCAGGAGGCCGCCGGCATTTTCACCGAGCCTGCCGAGATCCTGCGCTCGGTCAAATTGCTCCTGCCCCCGACCCTGGAGACCGCGCCCAAGCGGCACGCGGCCCTGGGCGTTTCGGCCTACGCGCCCATCACCTCGCCGCTTCGGCGCTACACCGATTTCATCAACATGGCCCAGGTCTGCGCCTTCCTGGCATCGGGCGAGCCGAGGCTCGACCGCGATGAGCTGGACCAGCTCATCACCCACCTGAACATGCGCATCCAGGCGGTCGGTGCGGTGCAGCGGTTCCGGCCCCGGTACTGGAAGCTGGTCTATCTCGCCAAGCGGCGGCGCGAGTTCCAGCCCGCCGTGCTGGTGGACGAGGCCGGGCCCATGGCCACCCTGGCCATGCCCCACCTCCAGGTCAACGTGCGCGCCCCCAAAAAAATGCTCGGCGACAAGCTCTATCCGGGCCAGCGCTTCCAGATCAACTTCTCGCGTATCGACCCGCTGACCAACGAAATACGCCTCGGCGAAGCCCTGGAAGAATAA
- a CDS encoding IMP cyclohydrolase → MSDLKKMYHTLQQDPFPADMKLTLGDQELVFRKRTWEIDGETKGLRYGENPDQPAALYELAEGQLEVGGVKFIGAGQGLVSALTEEHMLQAGKHPGKTNLTDVDNALNILQYLSAKPAALILKHNNPCGAAWTDKGVAVALKRAFEADRIAAFGGAVVVNRKLDLATAELINSVYFEVVAAPEFDADALAVLKKKKNLRILEIPGITELESLSRTPFLDIKSLSDGGMVVQFSFRNAILSTEDFIAAEAEKDGNAFVARAPSKQEADDLLFAWAVEAGVTSNSVIFARDGVTTAIGTGEQDRVGCVLLAVTKAYIKYADLLSSKELGKSLFELKLAAIKDPEMKEKLADIEKRTEAARGGLPGSVVVSDGFFPFRDGVDLCIDQGVTAIAQPGGSIRDFEVIQAVNEAEPQVAMVFTGQRSFKH, encoded by the coding sequence ATGAGCGATTTGAAGAAGATGTACCACACCTTGCAGCAGGACCCGTTCCCTGCGGACATGAAGCTGACCCTGGGCGACCAGGAACTGGTCTTCAGGAAACGGACCTGGGAGATCGACGGCGAGACCAAGGGGTTGCGCTACGGCGAGAACCCGGACCAGCCCGCCGCGCTCTACGAGCTGGCCGAGGGGCAGCTCGAAGTCGGCGGCGTGAAGTTCATCGGCGCGGGCCAGGGGCTCGTCTCCGCCCTGACCGAGGAGCATATGCTCCAGGCGGGCAAGCACCCCGGCAAGACCAACCTGACCGACGTGGACAACGCCCTGAACATCTTGCAGTACCTGTCCGCCAAACCGGCCGCGCTCATCCTCAAGCACAACAACCCCTGCGGGGCCGCCTGGACCGACAAAGGCGTGGCCGTGGCCCTGAAGCGGGCCTTCGAGGCCGACCGCATCGCCGCCTTCGGCGGGGCCGTGGTGGTCAACCGCAAGCTTGACCTGGCCACCGCCGAACTGATCAACTCCGTGTATTTCGAGGTCGTGGCCGCGCCGGAGTTCGATGCCGACGCCCTGGCCGTGCTGAAAAAGAAAAAGAACCTGCGCATCCTGGAGATTCCCGGCATCACCGAGCTGGAATCGCTGTCCCGGACGCCGTTCCTGGACATCAAGTCCCTATCCGACGGCGGCATGGTCGTGCAGTTTTCCTTCCGCAACGCCATCCTCTCCACCGAGGACTTCATCGCGGCCGAAGCCGAGAAGGACGGCAACGCCTTCGTGGCCCGCGCGCCCTCCAAGCAGGAGGCGGACGATTTGCTCTTCGCCTGGGCCGTCGAGGCCGGCGTGACCTCCAACTCCGTGATCTTTGCCCGCGACGGCGTGACCACCGCCATCGGCACCGGCGAACAGGACCGCGTGGGCTGCGTGCTCCTGGCCGTGACCAAGGCGTACATCAAGTACGCGGACCTGCTGTCCTCCAAGGAACTGGGCAAGTCCCTGTTCGAGCTCAAGCTGGCGGCCATCAAGGACCCGGAGATGAAGGAGAAGCTGGCCGACATCGAGAAGCGCACCGAAGCGGCGCGCGGCGGCCTGCCCGGCTCCGTGGTCGTCTCGGACGGCTTCTTCCCGTTCCGCGACGGCGTGGACCTGTGCATCGACCAGGGCGTGACCGCCATCGCCCAGCCCGGCGGCTCCATCCGCGATTTCGAGGTCATCCAGGCGGTCAACGAGGCCGAGCCGCAGGTGGCCATGGTCTTCACCGGCCAGCGCTCCTTCAAGCACTAG
- a CDS encoding adenylosuccinate synthase, whose amino-acid sequence MSNMVVFGSQWGDEGKGKVVDMLAEKADAIVRFQGGNNAGHTLVVDGEQCILHLIPSGILHPGKQCLIGNGVVLDPFVFCEELDKLAAKGVDVAPSRVMISKKTHVIMPYHCLMDAARESAKSADGKIGTTGRGIGPCYEDKMNRCGIRAGDFADPELLKDKIAKALEEKNVLFQHLYGAEPVDAQAVFDKVMPVAERLVPYLGDVSSAIQAADCVLFEGAQGTHLDIDHGTYPFVTSSNTVTANAASGSGCSPRELDRIIAIVKAYTTRVGSGPFPTELLDADGDYLQSHGHEFGATTGRKRRCGWLDLVVLKESARLNGPTELAITKLDVLSGLKEVKLCVGYEYKGETIAYPPQEQNGMAYVTPVYETLPGWDEDISGARSWDDLPGNAVNYLKRVEEISGVKIGIVSVGPDRVQTF is encoded by the coding sequence ATGTCCAATATGGTGGTTTTCGGTTCCCAGTGGGGAGACGAAGGTAAAGGCAAGGTCGTCGATATGCTGGCCGAGAAGGCGGACGCCATCGTCCGTTTCCAGGGTGGCAACAACGCGGGGCATACCCTGGTGGTCGACGGCGAGCAGTGCATCCTGCACCTGATTCCCTCCGGCATCCTGCACCCCGGAAAGCAGTGCCTCATCGGCAACGGCGTGGTCCTGGACCCGTTCGTGTTCTGCGAGGAGCTGGACAAGCTCGCCGCCAAGGGCGTGGACGTGGCCCCCTCCCGGGTGATGATCAGCAAGAAAACCCACGTGATCATGCCGTACCACTGTCTCATGGACGCGGCCCGCGAGTCCGCCAAGTCCGCCGACGGCAAGATCGGCACCACCGGGCGCGGCATCGGCCCGTGCTACGAGGACAAGATGAACCGCTGCGGCATCCGCGCCGGCGATTTCGCCGATCCGGAATTGCTCAAGGACAAGATCGCCAAGGCCCTGGAAGAAAAGAACGTGCTTTTCCAGCACCTGTACGGGGCCGAGCCCGTGGACGCCCAAGCCGTCTTCGACAAGGTCATGCCCGTGGCCGAGCGGCTGGTGCCGTACCTCGGCGACGTGTCCTCGGCCATCCAGGCCGCGGACTGCGTCCTGTTCGAGGGCGCCCAGGGCACGCACCTGGATATCGACCACGGCACCTATCCCTTCGTGACCTCCTCCAACACGGTCACGGCCAACGCGGCCTCGGGCTCCGGCTGTTCGCCGCGCGAGCTCGACCGGATCATCGCCATCGTCAAGGCGTACACCACCCGCGTGGGCAGCGGCCCGTTCCCCACGGAGCTGCTGGACGCGGACGGTGACTACCTCCAGTCCCACGGCCACGAGTTCGGCGCCACCACCGGGCGCAAGCGGCGCTGCGGCTGGCTCGACCTGGTGGTCCTCAAGGAATCCGCCCGGCTGAACGGACCCACCGAGTTGGCCATTACCAAGCTCGACGTTCTGTCCGGCCTCAAGGAAGTGAAGCTCTGCGTGGGCTACGAGTACAAGGGCGAGACCATCGCCTACCCGCCCCAGGAACAGAACGGCATGGCCTACGTCACGCCCGTGTACGAGACCCTGCCCGGCTGGGACGAGGATATCTCCGGCGCGCGCAGTTGGGACGACCTGCCCGGGAACGCGGTCAACTATCTCAAGCGCGTCGAGGAGATCTCCGGCGTCAAGATCGGCATCGTCTCGGTCGGACCGGACCGGGTACAGACCTTTTAG
- a CDS encoding SemiSWEET family sugar transporter, with amino-acid sequence MQMDFLELIGLAAGCCTTAAFFPQVLHTWRTRSVADLSLRMYLLFTLGVVLWLVYGIRIGSLAVTLANAVTLVLAASILVMKLVYDKSPRKGSGRRSK; translated from the coding sequence ATGCAGATGGATTTTCTGGAACTCATCGGCCTTGCGGCCGGTTGCTGCACCACGGCGGCGTTTTTTCCGCAGGTCCTGCACACCTGGCGGACCCGCTCCGTGGCGGACCTGTCCCTGCGCATGTACCTGCTGTTCACCCTGGGGGTCGTGCTCTGGCTGGTCTACGGCATCCGTATCGGTTCCCTGGCCGTGACCCTGGCCAACGCCGTCACGCTGGTCCTGGCCGCGTCCATTCTGGTCATGAAACTCGTCTACGACAAGTCCCCCCGCAAGGGGAGCGGCCGCCGTTCCAAATAA
- a CDS encoding GNAT family N-acetyltransferase, producing MRIVEYSGHDADAIVELITHIQIAEFGVATSAAKQPDLRDIPDYYQYGAGDFWLAFEGDELIGTIALKDVGGGVCALRKMFVKKAYRGRERGVGAKLMRTLLDRARARGVREIFLGTVDVYHAAHRFYEKSGFTEVGRAEVPDTVPLMDVDVKYYRYRF from the coding sequence TTGCGCATCGTCGAGTACTCCGGGCACGACGCCGACGCCATCGTCGAACTCATCACCCATATCCAGATCGCGGAATTCGGCGTGGCCACCTCGGCCGCGAAGCAGCCGGACCTGCGCGACATCCCGGACTACTACCAATACGGCGCGGGCGATTTCTGGCTCGCCTTCGAGGGCGACGAGCTCATCGGGACCATCGCGCTGAAGGATGTGGGCGGCGGGGTCTGCGCCCTGCGCAAGATGTTCGTCAAGAAGGCGTACCGGGGCAGGGAACGCGGCGTGGGCGCGAAGCTCATGCGAACCCTGCTCGACCGGGCCAGGGCCCGCGGGGTGCGTGAGATATTTCTCGGTACCGTGGACGTGTACCACGCGGCGCATCGCTTCTATGAGAAATCCGGCTTCACGGAGGTGGGCCGGGCCGAGGTCCCGGATACGGTTCCGCTAATGGACGTGGACGTCAAATACTACCGCTACCGTTTTTAG
- the plsY gene encoding glycerol-3-phosphate 1-O-acyltransferase PlsY translates to MSFIFWALLAYVLGSIPFGLVIAKSACGIDPRKDGSRNTGATNVARLCGMKYGIATLVCDVLKGLLPVIFAASWLESPFALSLVALAAILGHVFSCFMGFKGGKAVATTVGAFLGLAFWPALICIILCLLMVWLTGHVSMGSLTFALSLPVLMLLSGNFAFIPVAVVVMLVLFWRHKENIRRLARGEENPWLKKD, encoded by the coding sequence ATGAGTTTCATTTTCTGGGCCCTGCTCGCCTATGTCCTCGGCTCCATCCCCTTCGGGCTGGTCATCGCCAAATCCGCATGCGGCATCGACCCGAGGAAGGACGGCAGCAGGAACACCGGCGCCACCAACGTGGCCCGGCTGTGCGGCATGAAGTACGGCATCGCCACCCTGGTCTGCGACGTGCTCAAAGGCCTGCTGCCCGTGATCTTCGCCGCCTCCTGGCTCGAATCCCCTTTCGCCCTGTCCCTGGTCGCCCTGGCGGCCATCCTGGGCCACGTCTTTTCCTGCTTCATGGGCTTCAAGGGCGGCAAGGCCGTGGCCACCACCGTGGGCGCGTTCCTGGGGCTGGCCTTCTGGCCCGCGCTGATCTGCATCATCCTGTGCCTGCTCATGGTCTGGCTCACCGGGCACGTGTCCATGGGCTCCCTGACCTTCGCCCTGTCCCTGCCGGTGCTCATGCTCCTGTCCGGCAACTTCGCCTTCATCCCCGTGGCCGTCGTGGTCATGCTCGTCCTGTTCTGGCGGCACAAGGAGAACATCCGTCGCCTGGCACGCGGCGAGGAAAACCCCTGGCTCAAAAAGGACTAG